In Nocardioides sp. zg-1228, a single window of DNA contains:
- the deoC gene encoding deoxyribose-phosphate aldolase yields MVRSDSSLRRFLHGLPGVDQVGCEARAAGLATRSIKTTSKAFAIDLAIRMVDLTTLEGQDTHGKVRALASKAMRPDPADPTCPATAAVCVYPDMVATAKQTLGDSGVHVAAVATAFPSGRAAMDIKLADTRDAVEAGADEIDMVIDRGAFLSGRYLDVFEEIALVREACARPDGTSAHLKVIFETGELQTYDNVRRASWLAMMAGGHFIKTSTGKVQPAATLPVTLIMLEAVRDFRDQTGQMVGVKPAGGIRTTKDAIKYLVMVNEICGGDWLDPDWFRFGASTLLNDLLMQRTKMTTGRYSGPDYFTLD; encoded by the coding sequence ATCGTGCGCTCGGACTCCTCGCTCCGTCGATTCCTCCACGGCCTCCCCGGGGTCGACCAGGTCGGGTGCGAGGCTCGCGCCGCGGGCCTGGCCACCCGGTCGATCAAGACGACGTCGAAGGCCTTCGCCATCGACCTGGCCATCCGCATGGTCGACCTGACCACGCTCGAGGGCCAGGACACGCACGGCAAGGTCCGCGCGCTCGCCTCGAAGGCGATGCGTCCCGACCCGGCCGACCCGACCTGCCCGGCCACCGCCGCCGTGTGCGTCTACCCCGACATGGTCGCCACCGCCAAGCAGACGCTCGGCGACAGCGGCGTCCACGTCGCGGCGGTCGCCACCGCGTTCCCCAGCGGTCGCGCCGCGATGGACATCAAGCTCGCCGACACCCGTGACGCGGTCGAGGCCGGCGCCGACGAGATCGACATGGTCATCGACCGCGGGGCGTTCCTCTCGGGGCGCTACCTCGACGTCTTCGAGGAGATCGCCCTGGTCCGCGAGGCCTGCGCGAGGCCCGACGGCACCAGCGCGCACCTCAAGGTGATCTTCGAGACCGGTGAGCTGCAGACCTACGACAACGTCCGGCGCGCCAGCTGGCTGGCGATGATGGCCGGTGGCCACTTCATCAAGACCTCCACCGGCAAGGTCCAGCCCGCCGCGACCCTCCCGGTCACCCTGATCATGCTCGAGGCGGTGCGCGACTTCCGCGACCAGACCGGGCAGATGGTCGGCGTCAAGCCCGCCGGCGGCATCAGGACCACCAAGGACGCCATCAAGTACCTCGTGATGGTCAACGAGATCTGCGGCGGCGACTGGCTCGACCCCGACTGGTTCCGCTTCGGCGCCTCCACGCTGCTCAACGACCTGCTGATGCAGCGCACCAAGATGACGACCGGACGCTACTCCGGTCCCGACTACTTCACGCTGGACTGA
- the yidC gene encoding membrane protein insertase YidC has translation MSLLDPISHALAAVLAATHDALTSLGAPPDAAATWVLGIAALVVLVRLAVLPLVVHGVRQAHAAARARPHLQGIAERYRGRTDAESVRALMRERRTVSAEHGVSRLGCLPVLLQLPVWIALYHLVADVASGAAVGAMGPGLVSSFGAASVVGVSLAGRGYLGGGGVHLAVVAGLALTAAVLSYVTQRFVVAPNTPLEGMPEAMVAAQRIIPVMSAGGMLVAGGVVPVALLVYWVCSSTWTLGQSAVVARWFPTPGTVAAARRA, from the coding sequence ATGTCCTTGCTCGACCCGATCTCGCACGCCCTCGCCGCGGTCCTCGCCGCCACCCACGACGCCCTCACCTCCCTCGGCGCCCCGCCCGATGCCGCCGCGACCTGGGTGCTCGGCATCGCCGCCCTCGTCGTCCTCGTACGCCTCGCGGTGCTGCCGCTCGTCGTCCACGGCGTCCGCCAGGCGCACGCCGCCGCCCGGGCGCGGCCCCACCTGCAGGGCATCGCGGAGCGCTACCGCGGACGCACCGACGCCGAGAGCGTGCGTGCCCTGATGCGGGAGCGGCGCACGGTGTCGGCCGAGCACGGGGTGAGCCGGCTGGGCTGCCTGCCGGTGCTGCTCCAGCTGCCCGTGTGGATCGCGCTCTACCACCTCGTGGCGGACGTCGCCTCGGGCGCGGCGGTGGGCGCGATGGGCCCCGGCCTGGTGTCGTCCTTCGGCGCGGCGTCGGTCGTCGGCGTCTCGCTGGCCGGCCGCGGCTACCTCGGCGGTGGCGGGGTGCACCTCGCCGTCGTCGCCGGACTGGCCCTGACCGCGGCGGTGCTGTCCTACGTCACCCAGCGCTTCGTCGTCGCGCCCAACACCCCCCTCGAGGGGATGCCGGAGGCGATGGTGGCGGCGCAGCGGATCATCCCCGTGATGTCGGCAGGCGGGATGCTCGTGGCGGGCGGCGTCGTGCCGGTGGCCCTGCTCGTCTACTGGGTGTGCAGCTCGACGTGGACGCTCGGGCAGTCGGCCGTCGTCGCTCGCTGGTTCCCCACGCCGGGCACCGTCGCGGCCGCTCGCCGCGCCTGA